A region from the Drosophila bipectinata strain 14024-0381.07 chromosome 3R, DbipHiC1v2, whole genome shotgun sequence genome encodes:
- the Rfx gene encoding DNA-binding protein RFX2 isoform X6, with amino-acid sequence MTYPFCPVGDYQGNGQTAYYSTTGQYGTGSSAGGGGGSSNGAHSTTLPYLVPVEESLLLNSTAHSLTQAQSQQGQSQGQVTGRGDSPHSLTVSRSREWEDAVITNRSHWVQEVAYIQEAQSTPQTPTSTTTTHSASGGSLGTGGGGNSPADSEQSALGSSNKIASATIKWLSRNYETADGVSLPRSTLYNHYMQHCSEQKLEPVNAASFGKLIRSVFSGLRTRRLGTRGNSKYHYYGIRIKPGSLLNHQTMDDKAMLGSGYGPSSGGSGSGSGGGTLASVSSSTAGQMGPNGLGGGPGHRHSGVKKHTFKPEAYEACIQYIGDGSSALPSFPAIELNHSFNSELTLEDVDTFRALYREHCESFLDAVLNLEFNTVEFLLRDFWRASDNNNLDECEEEKYLSKSKLYLLCHCAEVQKFVREVDYQFYQNTVDVIIPDVLRSIPNALTQAIRNFAKNLEIWLCESLMGVPEQLVQIKTSAVSAFCQTLRRYTSLNHLAQAARAVLQNGAQISQMLNDLNRVDFHNVQEQAAWVSQCAPDVVQRLENDFKAALQQQSSLEQWASWLQCVVESAMEEYTGKPSYARAARQFLLKWSFYSSMIIRDLTLRSASSFGSFHLIRLLFDEYMFYLVEHKIAEAQHKTAIAVICERMKKDMDFEFECQFAYITSDTEQQTTPSSASSVGNDVVGNEAKRLKQE; translated from the exons AT GACCTATCCGTTCTGCCCGGTGGGCGATTACCAGGGCAACGGGCAGACGGCCTACTACTCGACCACGGGCCAGTATGGGACAGGCTCCTCGGCCGGGGGCGGAGGCGGCTCCTCGAACGGGGCCCACTCCACCACGCTGCCGTACCTTGTTCCCGTGGAGGAGAGCCTGCTGCTGAACAGCACCGCCCATTCGCTGACCCAGGCACAGTCGCAGCAGGGCCAGTCGCAGGGGCAGGTCACAGGACGCGGCGACTCGCCGCACAGCCTGACGGTGAGTAGGAGTCGGGAGTGGGAGGATGCGGTAATCACTAATCGGAGCCACTGGGTGCAGGAGGTCGCGTACATCCAGGAGGCGCAGAGCACGCCCCAGACGCCCACCTCTACCACGACCACGCACTCGGCCAGCGGCGGCAGCCTGGGCACCGGAGGCGGGGGCAACTCCCCGGCAGACTCGGAGCAGAGTGCGctcggcagcagcaacaagatTGCCTCGGCAACG ATCAAGTGGCTGTCACGCAACTACGAGACGGCCGACGGGGTGAGCCTGCCCAGGAGCACGCTGTACAACCACTACATGCAGCACTGCAGCGAGCAGAAGCTGGAGCCGGTGAATGCTGCCAGCTTCGGCAAGCTGATACGCTCGGTGTTCTCCGGCCTGCGCACACGTCGCCTGGGGACGCGCGGCAACTCCAAGTACCACTACTATGGCATCCGCATCAAGCCTGGCTCCCTGCTGAATCACCAGACGATGGACGACAAGGCTATGCTAGGCTCGGGCTACGGGCCGTCCTCCGGCGGATCTGGCTCCGGTTCCGGCGGCGGCACTTTGGCCAGCGTGAGTAGCAGCACCGCCGGACAAATGGGACCCAATGGCCTGGGCGGCGGTCCGGGACACCGACACAGTGGCGTCAAGAAGCACACATTTAAGCCGGAGGCCTACGAGGCCTGCATTCAG TATATCGGCGATGGGAGCAGTGCCCTGCCCTCGTTTCCGGCCATTGAACTGAACCACAGCTTCAACAGTGAGCTGACCCTGGAGGACGTGGACACATTCCGTGCACTGTACCGGGAGCACTGCGAGTCCTTCCTGGACGCCGTGCTCAATCTGGAGTTCAACACCGTGGAGTTCCTGCTGCGCGACTTCTGGCGGGCCAGCGACAACAACAACCTGGACGAGTGCGAGGAGGAGAAGTACTTGAGCAAGTCCAAGCTCTACCTGCTCTGCCACTGCGCAGAAGTGCAGAAGTTTGTGCGCGAG GTGGACTATCAGTTCTATCAGAACACTGTCGACGTCATCATTCCGGACGTGCTGCGCTCCATTCCCAACGCCCTGACCCAGGCCATCCGCAACTTCGCAAAGAACCTAGAGATCTGGCTGTGCGAGAGCTTGATGGGTGTGCCGGAGCAACTGGTCCAGATCAAGACCAGTGCCGTCTCGGCCTTCTGCCAAACCCTGAGGCGCTACACTTCGCTGAACCACCTGGCGCAGGCCGCCCGCGCCGTCCTCCAGAACGGAGCCCAAATCTCTCAAATGCTCAACGATCTGAACCGCGTGGATTTCCATAATGTGCAG GAGCAAGCCGCTTGGGTGAGTCAGTGTGCTCCGGATGTGGTCCAGCGCCTGGAGAATGACTTCAAAGCCGCCCTGCAGCAGCAGAGCTCTCTGGAGCAGTGGGCCAGCTGGTTGCAGTGTGTGGTGGAGTCCGCCATGGAGGAGTATACTGGGAAGCCGAGCTACGCCCGAGCTGCCCGGCAGTTCCTGCTCAAGTGGAGCTTCTATAGCTCCATGATCATCCGGGACCTGACTCTGCGCTCCGCCTCCAGCTTCGGCAGCTTCCACCTGATCCGCCTGCTCTTCGACGAGTACATGTTCTACCTGGTGGAGCACAAAATAGCCGAGGCACAGCACAAGACAGCAATCGCAGTAATATGCGAAAGAATG AAAAAAGACATGGACTTTGAGTTCGAGTGCCAGTTCGCGTACATCACCAGCGACACGGAGCAGCAGACTACGCCCAGTTCGGCCAGCAGCGTGGGCAACGATGTGGTGGGCAACGAGGCCAAGCGGCTGAAGCAGGAATGA
- the Rfx gene encoding DNA-binding protein RFX2 isoform X3, with the protein MTTRLAPQRQFIISTRSAIVDATSPPEDPAEEQLTVEVESVSAANTSDSPPPTEEFEFCTEDGVVVSATLEDVMTQNCQLLQKKLGDDDDTGVGTGHDSEQLEVIRVVLPMDAGDSSSEAHLHGHVVNSSSDAIGTITTTEPNGTTVTHSIPIHSMADLSALKDGVDLAQQVANGQVTVVQATEDDDGTPFITVTVSGQEQNYQVQYVDSELYHSNSSQTQMTYPFCPVGDYQGNGQTAYYSTTGQYGTGSSAGGGGGSSNGAHSTTLPYLVPVEESLLLNSTAHSLTQAQSQQGQSQGQVTGRGDSPHSLTEVAYIQEAQSTPQTPTSTTTTHSASGGSLGTGGGGNSPADSEQSALGSSNKIASATIKWLSRNYETADGVSLPRSTLYNHYMQHCSEQKLEPVNAASFGKLIRSVFSGLRTRRLGTRGNSKYHYYGIRIKPGSLLNHQTMDDKAMLGSGYGPSSGGSGSGSGGGTLASVSSSTAGQMGPNGLGGGPGHRHSGVKKHTFKPEAYEACIQYIGDGSSALPSFPAIELNHSFNSELTLEDVDTFRALYREHCESFLDAVLNLEFNTVEFLLRDFWRASDNNNLDECEEEKYLSKSKLYLLCHCAEVQKFVREVDYQFYQNTVDVIIPDVLRSIPNALTQAIRNFAKNLEIWLCESLMGVPEQLVQIKTSAVSAFCQTLRRYTSLNHLAQAARAVLQNGAQISQMLNDLNRVDFHNVQEQAAWVSQCAPDVVQRLENDFKAALQQQSSLEQWASWLQCVVESAMEEYTGKPSYARAARQFLLKWSFYSSMIIRDLTLRSASSFGSFHLIRLLFDEYMFYLVEHKIAEAQHKTAIAVICERMKKDMDFEFECQFAYITSDTEQQTTPSSASSVGNDVVGNEAKRLKQE; encoded by the exons ATGACCACACGCCTGGCCCCGCAGCGCCAATTCATCATCTCGACGCGCTCCGCCATCGTGGATGCCACCTCTCCGCCGGAGGACCCTGCCGAGGAGCAGCTGACTGTCGAGGTGGAGAGCGTATCCGCCGCGAACACCTCCGACTCGCCGCCGCCCACCGAGGAGTTTGAGTTTTGCACCGAGGATGGAGTCGTTGTCTCGGCCACCCTGGAGGATGTTATGACGCAG AACTGCCAGCTCCTGCAGAAGAAACTAGGGGACGACGACGACACGGGAGTGGGAACGGGCCACGACAGCGAGCAGCTGGAGGTGATCCGCGTGGTGCTGCCCATGGATGCCGGCGACTCCAGCAGCGAGGCCCACCTCCACGGGCATGTGGTgaacagcagcagcgacgCCATCGGAACGATAACCACCACGGAGCCCAACGGCACCACGGTGACCCACTCGATTCCCATCCACAGCATGGCTGACCTGAGTGCCTTGAAGGACGGCGTCGATCTGGCCCAGCAGGTGGCCAATGGCCAGGTGACCGTGGTGCAGGCCACCGAGGACGACGATGGAACGCCCTTCATCACAGTGACTG TTTCCGGTCAGGAACAGAACTACCAAGTGCAATATGTGGACTCTGAGCTGTACCACAGCAACTCTAGTCAGACGCAAAT GACCTATCCGTTCTGCCCGGTGGGCGATTACCAGGGCAACGGGCAGACGGCCTACTACTCGACCACGGGCCAGTATGGGACAGGCTCCTCGGCCGGGGGCGGAGGCGGCTCCTCGAACGGGGCCCACTCCACCACGCTGCCGTACCTTGTTCCCGTGGAGGAGAGCCTGCTGCTGAACAGCACCGCCCATTCGCTGACCCAGGCACAGTCGCAGCAGGGCCAGTCGCAGGGGCAGGTCACAGGACGCGGCGACTCGCCGCACAGCCTGACG GAGGTCGCGTACATCCAGGAGGCGCAGAGCACGCCCCAGACGCCCACCTCTACCACGACCACGCACTCGGCCAGCGGCGGCAGCCTGGGCACCGGAGGCGGGGGCAACTCCCCGGCAGACTCGGAGCAGAGTGCGctcggcagcagcaacaagatTGCCTCGGCAACG ATCAAGTGGCTGTCACGCAACTACGAGACGGCCGACGGGGTGAGCCTGCCCAGGAGCACGCTGTACAACCACTACATGCAGCACTGCAGCGAGCAGAAGCTGGAGCCGGTGAATGCTGCCAGCTTCGGCAAGCTGATACGCTCGGTGTTCTCCGGCCTGCGCACACGTCGCCTGGGGACGCGCGGCAACTCCAAGTACCACTACTATGGCATCCGCATCAAGCCTGGCTCCCTGCTGAATCACCAGACGATGGACGACAAGGCTATGCTAGGCTCGGGCTACGGGCCGTCCTCCGGCGGATCTGGCTCCGGTTCCGGCGGCGGCACTTTGGCCAGCGTGAGTAGCAGCACCGCCGGACAAATGGGACCCAATGGCCTGGGCGGCGGTCCGGGACACCGACACAGTGGCGTCAAGAAGCACACATTTAAGCCGGAGGCCTACGAGGCCTGCATTCAG TATATCGGCGATGGGAGCAGTGCCCTGCCCTCGTTTCCGGCCATTGAACTGAACCACAGCTTCAACAGTGAGCTGACCCTGGAGGACGTGGACACATTCCGTGCACTGTACCGGGAGCACTGCGAGTCCTTCCTGGACGCCGTGCTCAATCTGGAGTTCAACACCGTGGAGTTCCTGCTGCGCGACTTCTGGCGGGCCAGCGACAACAACAACCTGGACGAGTGCGAGGAGGAGAAGTACTTGAGCAAGTCCAAGCTCTACCTGCTCTGCCACTGCGCAGAAGTGCAGAAGTTTGTGCGCGAG GTGGACTATCAGTTCTATCAGAACACTGTCGACGTCATCATTCCGGACGTGCTGCGCTCCATTCCCAACGCCCTGACCCAGGCCATCCGCAACTTCGCAAAGAACCTAGAGATCTGGCTGTGCGAGAGCTTGATGGGTGTGCCGGAGCAACTGGTCCAGATCAAGACCAGTGCCGTCTCGGCCTTCTGCCAAACCCTGAGGCGCTACACTTCGCTGAACCACCTGGCGCAGGCCGCCCGCGCCGTCCTCCAGAACGGAGCCCAAATCTCTCAAATGCTCAACGATCTGAACCGCGTGGATTTCCATAATGTGCAG GAGCAAGCCGCTTGGGTGAGTCAGTGTGCTCCGGATGTGGTCCAGCGCCTGGAGAATGACTTCAAAGCCGCCCTGCAGCAGCAGAGCTCTCTGGAGCAGTGGGCCAGCTGGTTGCAGTGTGTGGTGGAGTCCGCCATGGAGGAGTATACTGGGAAGCCGAGCTACGCCCGAGCTGCCCGGCAGTTCCTGCTCAAGTGGAGCTTCTATAGCTCCATGATCATCCGGGACCTGACTCTGCGCTCCGCCTCCAGCTTCGGCAGCTTCCACCTGATCCGCCTGCTCTTCGACGAGTACATGTTCTACCTGGTGGAGCACAAAATAGCCGAGGCACAGCACAAGACAGCAATCGCAGTAATATGCGAAAGAATG AAAAAAGACATGGACTTTGAGTTCGAGTGCCAGTTCGCGTACATCACCAGCGACACGGAGCAGCAGACTACGCCCAGTTCGGCCAGCAGCGTGGGCAACGATGTGGTGGGCAACGAGGCCAAGCGGCTGAAGCAGGAATGA
- the Rfx gene encoding DNA-binding protein RFX2 isoform X1, with protein MTTRLAPQRQFIISTRSAIVDATSPPEDPAEEQLTVEVESVSAANTSDSPPPTEEFEFCTEDGVVVSATLEDVMTQNCQLLQKKLGDDDDTGVGTGHDSEQLEVIRVVLPMDAGDSSSEAHLHGHVVNSSSDAIGTITTTEPNGTTVTHSIPIHSMADLSALKDGVDLAQQVANGQVTVVQATEDDDGTPFITVTVSGQEQNYQVQYVDSELYHSNSSQTQMTYPFCPVGDYQGNGQTAYYSTTGQYGTGSSAGGGGGSSNGAHSTTLPYLVPVEESLLLNSTAHSLTQAQSQQGQSQGQVTGRGDSPHSLTVSRSREWEDAVITNRSHWVQEVAYIQEAQSTPQTPTSTTTTHSASGGSLGTGGGGNSPADSEQSALGSSNKIASATIKWLSRNYETADGVSLPRSTLYNHYMQHCSEQKLEPVNAASFGKLIRSVFSGLRTRRLGTRGNSKYHYYGIRIKPGSLLNHQTMDDKAMLGSGYGPSSGGSGSGSGGGTLASVSSSTAGQMGPNGLGGGPGHRHSGVKKHTFKPEAYEACIQYIGDGSSALPSFPAIELNHSFNSELTLEDVDTFRALYREHCESFLDAVLNLEFNTVEFLLRDFWRASDNNNLDECEEEKYLSKSKLYLLCHCAEVQKFVREVDYQFYQNTVDVIIPDVLRSIPNALTQAIRNFAKNLEIWLCESLMGVPEQLVQIKTSAVSAFCQTLRRYTSLNHLAQAARAVLQNGAQISQMLNDLNRVDFHNVQEQAAWVSQCAPDVVQRLENDFKAALQQQSSLEQWASWLQCVVESAMEEYTGKPSYARAARQFLLKWSFYSSMIIRDLTLRSASSFGSFHLIRLLFDEYMFYLVEHKIAEAQHKTAIAVICERMKKDMDFEFECQFAYITSDTEQQTTPSSASSVGNDVVGNEAKRLKQE; from the exons ATGACCACACGCCTGGCCCCGCAGCGCCAATTCATCATCTCGACGCGCTCCGCCATCGTGGATGCCACCTCTCCGCCGGAGGACCCTGCCGAGGAGCAGCTGACTGTCGAGGTGGAGAGCGTATCCGCCGCGAACACCTCCGACTCGCCGCCGCCCACCGAGGAGTTTGAGTTTTGCACCGAGGATGGAGTCGTTGTCTCGGCCACCCTGGAGGATGTTATGACGCAG AACTGCCAGCTCCTGCAGAAGAAACTAGGGGACGACGACGACACGGGAGTGGGAACGGGCCACGACAGCGAGCAGCTGGAGGTGATCCGCGTGGTGCTGCCCATGGATGCCGGCGACTCCAGCAGCGAGGCCCACCTCCACGGGCATGTGGTgaacagcagcagcgacgCCATCGGAACGATAACCACCACGGAGCCCAACGGCACCACGGTGACCCACTCGATTCCCATCCACAGCATGGCTGACCTGAGTGCCTTGAAGGACGGCGTCGATCTGGCCCAGCAGGTGGCCAATGGCCAGGTGACCGTGGTGCAGGCCACCGAGGACGACGATGGAACGCCCTTCATCACAGTGACTG TTTCCGGTCAGGAACAGAACTACCAAGTGCAATATGTGGACTCTGAGCTGTACCACAGCAACTCTAGTCAGACGCAAAT GACCTATCCGTTCTGCCCGGTGGGCGATTACCAGGGCAACGGGCAGACGGCCTACTACTCGACCACGGGCCAGTATGGGACAGGCTCCTCGGCCGGGGGCGGAGGCGGCTCCTCGAACGGGGCCCACTCCACCACGCTGCCGTACCTTGTTCCCGTGGAGGAGAGCCTGCTGCTGAACAGCACCGCCCATTCGCTGACCCAGGCACAGTCGCAGCAGGGCCAGTCGCAGGGGCAGGTCACAGGACGCGGCGACTCGCCGCACAGCCTGACGGTGAGTAGGAGTCGGGAGTGGGAGGATGCGGTAATCACTAATCGGAGCCACTGGGTGCAGGAGGTCGCGTACATCCAGGAGGCGCAGAGCACGCCCCAGACGCCCACCTCTACCACGACCACGCACTCGGCCAGCGGCGGCAGCCTGGGCACCGGAGGCGGGGGCAACTCCCCGGCAGACTCGGAGCAGAGTGCGctcggcagcagcaacaagatTGCCTCGGCAACG ATCAAGTGGCTGTCACGCAACTACGAGACGGCCGACGGGGTGAGCCTGCCCAGGAGCACGCTGTACAACCACTACATGCAGCACTGCAGCGAGCAGAAGCTGGAGCCGGTGAATGCTGCCAGCTTCGGCAAGCTGATACGCTCGGTGTTCTCCGGCCTGCGCACACGTCGCCTGGGGACGCGCGGCAACTCCAAGTACCACTACTATGGCATCCGCATCAAGCCTGGCTCCCTGCTGAATCACCAGACGATGGACGACAAGGCTATGCTAGGCTCGGGCTACGGGCCGTCCTCCGGCGGATCTGGCTCCGGTTCCGGCGGCGGCACTTTGGCCAGCGTGAGTAGCAGCACCGCCGGACAAATGGGACCCAATGGCCTGGGCGGCGGTCCGGGACACCGACACAGTGGCGTCAAGAAGCACACATTTAAGCCGGAGGCCTACGAGGCCTGCATTCAG TATATCGGCGATGGGAGCAGTGCCCTGCCCTCGTTTCCGGCCATTGAACTGAACCACAGCTTCAACAGTGAGCTGACCCTGGAGGACGTGGACACATTCCGTGCACTGTACCGGGAGCACTGCGAGTCCTTCCTGGACGCCGTGCTCAATCTGGAGTTCAACACCGTGGAGTTCCTGCTGCGCGACTTCTGGCGGGCCAGCGACAACAACAACCTGGACGAGTGCGAGGAGGAGAAGTACTTGAGCAAGTCCAAGCTCTACCTGCTCTGCCACTGCGCAGAAGTGCAGAAGTTTGTGCGCGAG GTGGACTATCAGTTCTATCAGAACACTGTCGACGTCATCATTCCGGACGTGCTGCGCTCCATTCCCAACGCCCTGACCCAGGCCATCCGCAACTTCGCAAAGAACCTAGAGATCTGGCTGTGCGAGAGCTTGATGGGTGTGCCGGAGCAACTGGTCCAGATCAAGACCAGTGCCGTCTCGGCCTTCTGCCAAACCCTGAGGCGCTACACTTCGCTGAACCACCTGGCGCAGGCCGCCCGCGCCGTCCTCCAGAACGGAGCCCAAATCTCTCAAATGCTCAACGATCTGAACCGCGTGGATTTCCATAATGTGCAG GAGCAAGCCGCTTGGGTGAGTCAGTGTGCTCCGGATGTGGTCCAGCGCCTGGAGAATGACTTCAAAGCCGCCCTGCAGCAGCAGAGCTCTCTGGAGCAGTGGGCCAGCTGGTTGCAGTGTGTGGTGGAGTCCGCCATGGAGGAGTATACTGGGAAGCCGAGCTACGCCCGAGCTGCCCGGCAGTTCCTGCTCAAGTGGAGCTTCTATAGCTCCATGATCATCCGGGACCTGACTCTGCGCTCCGCCTCCAGCTTCGGCAGCTTCCACCTGATCCGCCTGCTCTTCGACGAGTACATGTTCTACCTGGTGGAGCACAAAATAGCCGAGGCACAGCACAAGACAGCAATCGCAGTAATATGCGAAAGAATG AAAAAAGACATGGACTTTGAGTTCGAGTGCCAGTTCGCGTACATCACCAGCGACACGGAGCAGCAGACTACGCCCAGTTCGGCCAGCAGCGTGGGCAACGATGTGGTGGGCAACGAGGCCAAGCGGCTGAAGCAGGAATGA
- the Rfx gene encoding DNA-binding protein RFX2 isoform X5, giving the protein MHSRYGFDCQTRHHYHPQQSQQHHHQIQQLQQIQHLQQLESPPPVPVISPGTAAAVAYSNLLEKCRCKQASGASNPSSAPPPPPAQLQLQLHHHHHHHHHQTFVATASAASYSNCSGSGSGISSGGASAAVGSTSSCAAGPTNSVLSGGSATSTMYHHHHRRHNNLSYCGVSGQEQNYQVQYVDSELYHSNSSQTQMTYPFCPVGDYQGNGQTAYYSTTGQYGTGSSAGGGGGSSNGAHSTTLPYLVPVEESLLLNSTAHSLTQAQSQQGQSQGQVTGRGDSPHSLTEVAYIQEAQSTPQTPTSTTTTHSASGGSLGTGGGGNSPADSEQSALGSSNKIASATIKWLSRNYETADGVSLPRSTLYNHYMQHCSEQKLEPVNAASFGKLIRSVFSGLRTRRLGTRGNSKYHYYGIRIKPGSLLNHQTMDDKAMLGSGYGPSSGGSGSGSGGGTLASVSSSTAGQMGPNGLGGGPGHRHSGVKKHTFKPEAYEACIQYIGDGSSALPSFPAIELNHSFNSELTLEDVDTFRALYREHCESFLDAVLNLEFNTVEFLLRDFWRASDNNNLDECEEEKYLSKSKLYLLCHCAEVQKFVREVDYQFYQNTVDVIIPDVLRSIPNALTQAIRNFAKNLEIWLCESLMGVPEQLVQIKTSAVSAFCQTLRRYTSLNHLAQAARAVLQNGAQISQMLNDLNRVDFHNVQEQAAWVSQCAPDVVQRLENDFKAALQQQSSLEQWASWLQCVVESAMEEYTGKPSYARAARQFLLKWSFYSSMIIRDLTLRSASSFGSFHLIRLLFDEYMFYLVEHKIAEAQHKTAIAVICERMKKDMDFEFECQFAYITSDTEQQTTPSSASSVGNDVVGNEAKRLKQE; this is encoded by the exons ATGCATTCGCGGTACGGCTTTGACTGCCAGACGCGCCACCACTACCATCCGCAACAGtcgcagcagcaccaccaccagatcCAGCAGCTCCAGCAAATCCAGCACCTGCAGCAACTGGAGTCGCCGCCGCCAGTGCCCGTGATCAGCCCCGGAACCGCCGCTGCCGTGGCCTACTCGAACCTCCTGGAGAAGTGCCGCTGCAAGCAAGCGTCTGGAGCCTCCAACCCGTCCTCCGCGCCGCCACCGCCCCCTGCCCAGCTCCAGCTGCAGCTGCACCACcatcatcaccaccaccaccaccagaccTTTGTGGCCACAGCCAGTGCCGCCTCGTACAGCAACTGCTCCGGTTCGGGGAGCGGTATCAGTAGTGGAGGAGCCAGTGCGGCCGTGGGCTCCACCTCCTCGTGCGCCGCGGGCCCCACCAACTCGGTGCTATCcgggggatcggccaccagCACAAtgtaccaccaccaccatcgaCGTCACAATAACCTTTCCTATTGCGGTG TTTCCGGTCAGGAACAGAACTACCAAGTGCAATATGTGGACTCTGAGCTGTACCACAGCAACTCTAGTCAGACGCAAAT GACCTATCCGTTCTGCCCGGTGGGCGATTACCAGGGCAACGGGCAGACGGCCTACTACTCGACCACGGGCCAGTATGGGACAGGCTCCTCGGCCGGGGGCGGAGGCGGCTCCTCGAACGGGGCCCACTCCACCACGCTGCCGTACCTTGTTCCCGTGGAGGAGAGCCTGCTGCTGAACAGCACCGCCCATTCGCTGACCCAGGCACAGTCGCAGCAGGGCCAGTCGCAGGGGCAGGTCACAGGACGCGGCGACTCGCCGCACAGCCTGACG GAGGTCGCGTACATCCAGGAGGCGCAGAGCACGCCCCAGACGCCCACCTCTACCACGACCACGCACTCGGCCAGCGGCGGCAGCCTGGGCACCGGAGGCGGGGGCAACTCCCCGGCAGACTCGGAGCAGAGTGCGctcggcagcagcaacaagatTGCCTCGGCAACG ATCAAGTGGCTGTCACGCAACTACGAGACGGCCGACGGGGTGAGCCTGCCCAGGAGCACGCTGTACAACCACTACATGCAGCACTGCAGCGAGCAGAAGCTGGAGCCGGTGAATGCTGCCAGCTTCGGCAAGCTGATACGCTCGGTGTTCTCCGGCCTGCGCACACGTCGCCTGGGGACGCGCGGCAACTCCAAGTACCACTACTATGGCATCCGCATCAAGCCTGGCTCCCTGCTGAATCACCAGACGATGGACGACAAGGCTATGCTAGGCTCGGGCTACGGGCCGTCCTCCGGCGGATCTGGCTCCGGTTCCGGCGGCGGCACTTTGGCCAGCGTGAGTAGCAGCACCGCCGGACAAATGGGACCCAATGGCCTGGGCGGCGGTCCGGGACACCGACACAGTGGCGTCAAGAAGCACACATTTAAGCCGGAGGCCTACGAGGCCTGCATTCAG TATATCGGCGATGGGAGCAGTGCCCTGCCCTCGTTTCCGGCCATTGAACTGAACCACAGCTTCAACAGTGAGCTGACCCTGGAGGACGTGGACACATTCCGTGCACTGTACCGGGAGCACTGCGAGTCCTTCCTGGACGCCGTGCTCAATCTGGAGTTCAACACCGTGGAGTTCCTGCTGCGCGACTTCTGGCGGGCCAGCGACAACAACAACCTGGACGAGTGCGAGGAGGAGAAGTACTTGAGCAAGTCCAAGCTCTACCTGCTCTGCCACTGCGCAGAAGTGCAGAAGTTTGTGCGCGAG GTGGACTATCAGTTCTATCAGAACACTGTCGACGTCATCATTCCGGACGTGCTGCGCTCCATTCCCAACGCCCTGACCCAGGCCATCCGCAACTTCGCAAAGAACCTAGAGATCTGGCTGTGCGAGAGCTTGATGGGTGTGCCGGAGCAACTGGTCCAGATCAAGACCAGTGCCGTCTCGGCCTTCTGCCAAACCCTGAGGCGCTACACTTCGCTGAACCACCTGGCGCAGGCCGCCCGCGCCGTCCTCCAGAACGGAGCCCAAATCTCTCAAATGCTCAACGATCTGAACCGCGTGGATTTCCATAATGTGCAG GAGCAAGCCGCTTGGGTGAGTCAGTGTGCTCCGGATGTGGTCCAGCGCCTGGAGAATGACTTCAAAGCCGCCCTGCAGCAGCAGAGCTCTCTGGAGCAGTGGGCCAGCTGGTTGCAGTGTGTGGTGGAGTCCGCCATGGAGGAGTATACTGGGAAGCCGAGCTACGCCCGAGCTGCCCGGCAGTTCCTGCTCAAGTGGAGCTTCTATAGCTCCATGATCATCCGGGACCTGACTCTGCGCTCCGCCTCCAGCTTCGGCAGCTTCCACCTGATCCGCCTGCTCTTCGACGAGTACATGTTCTACCTGGTGGAGCACAAAATAGCCGAGGCACAGCACAAGACAGCAATCGCAGTAATATGCGAAAGAATG AAAAAAGACATGGACTTTGAGTTCGAGTGCCAGTTCGCGTACATCACCAGCGACACGGAGCAGCAGACTACGCCCAGTTCGGCCAGCAGCGTGGGCAACGATGTGGTGGGCAACGAGGCCAAGCGGCTGAAGCAGGAATGA